One Palaemon carinicauda isolate YSFRI2023 chromosome 4, ASM3689809v2, whole genome shotgun sequence DNA segment encodes these proteins:
- the LOC137639526 gene encoding uncharacterized protein → MKHWGVIFTCLNLRAIHLEVASNLTSDSFISAFRRFLARRGQVKTVRCDCGTNIVGSRKVLDSSYEFLAGNKVRNELLGCGVEFILNPPGASHFRGALERLIGTVGGS, encoded by the coding sequence ATGAAgcattggggagttatattcacttgtttgaacctgagggccatacacttggaggtggcctcaaatctcacatcagattcattcattagtgccttcaggaggtttttggctCGTCGTGGTCAGGTCAAGACAGTTAGATGCGACTGCGGCACTAATATTGTGGGATCGCGGAAAGTTCTCGACTCCAGTTATGAGTTCTTGGCAGGAAACAAGGTGCGCAATGAGTTGCTCGGGTGTGGGGTGGAATTTATTCTCAATCCTCCCGGCGCCTCACATTTTAGAGGAGCATTGGAGCGGTTGATAGGTACAGTGGGAGGGTCTtag